From Streptomyces sp. NBC_01551:
CCGGCGGGGACTTCACCTACCGGTGGGACCCGGCACCCGTCTTCGTCCGCGCCGAGGGCATCCGGCTCCACGACGACCAAGGGCGCGTCTACCTCGACGCCGAGGCGGCGAACGGAACGGCCGGACTGGGATTCGACGCCGCCCTGGCCACCGAGGCCGCCCGCCGCGTCGCCGCCGTGCCCACCCTGCCGTCCTTCTGCGAGTCCGCTCTGCGGCTCCGGGTAAGCCGCCGCCTCGCCGACCGGTTCGAGGCCGCGACGGGCGCCGCGGGCCGCGTCGCCTTCGAGCTCGGCGGCGCCCAGGGCATGGAACTGGCCATGCGGATCGTGGCCGCCAACCGCGGCAACGGCCCCGTGGTCACCTTCCAGGGCAGCTACCACGGCCGCAGCCCCTACACCGCGCAGCTGAGCGCGGACGCCCGCTACCGGGAGCTGCTCGGCAGCGGCTCCCTCGACGTCGTCCGGCTGCCCTACCCCGACTGCCGCCGCTGCCCGCACCGCACCGCGAGCGGCTGCAACCCGGCCTGCGCCGAGTCGGCGATCCGGCCGGGACGGGAGTCGGTCACCGGGGTCCCGGCGGCCGGGTCCCCCGTGCCGCTGGCCGCGTTCATCCTCGAACCCCTTCTGAACGTCGGTGGCATGGCGCTGCCCGACAGCGACCACCTGCGCCGGCTCGTCGACCACTTCCGCTCGCTGGGCGCGCTCATCGTCGTCGACGAGATCTTCACCGGCATGTACCGCACCGGCCCCGAGTGGGGGTTCCAGCTCCACGGCATCGAGCCGGACATCATCGTGGCCAGCAAGGGGCTCACCAACGGCCTCTCCGCGTTCTCCTGCGTCTGGGCCCGCGAGCCGCTCGCCGCCCCCGACGTGTTCCCGCCCGGCACCCACTCCTCCACCTACGCCGCGAACCCGTGGTCGCTCGCCGTCGTCGACACCGTCCTCGACCGCTACGAGGCCTGGGACGACCGGGAGGGGGCGGTCCGGGCACTGTCCGCCCGCCTGACCTCCATGGCCGAGGCCCTCGCAGCCGACCACCCCGTCATCGCGGCCGTCCAGGTCG
This genomic window contains:
- a CDS encoding aminotransferase class III-fold pyridoxal phosphate-dependent enzyme, encoding MTMPHITQQPPVHAAVPAAHASVPAFLSGGDFTYRWDPAPVFVRAEGIRLHDDQGRVYLDAEAANGTAGLGFDAALATEAARRVAAVPTLPSFCESALRLRVSRRLADRFEAATGAAGRVAFELGGAQGMELAMRIVAANRGNGPVVTFQGSYHGRSPYTAQLSADARYRELLGSGSLDVVRLPYPDCRRCPHRTASGCNPACAESAIRPGRESVTGVPAAGSPVPLAAFILEPLLNVGGMALPDSDHLRRLVDHFRSLGALIVVDEIFTGMYRTGPEWGFQLHGIEPDIIVASKGLTNGLSAFSCVWAREPLAAPDVFPPGTHSSTYAANPWSLAVVDTVLDRYEAWDDREGAVRALSARLTSMAEALAADHPVIAAVQVVGAVARLELSGPYAPQLRAIATDRAATGKPGLLLASTGMAKDVLALHPPLITTEAELALIHEGLDEVLRTFASRTPAA